A single region of the Gossypium arboreum isolate Shixiya-1 chromosome 12, ASM2569848v2, whole genome shotgun sequence genome encodes:
- the LOC108479138 gene encoding eukaryotic translation initiation factor 4B3-like produces MAATVSSPWGKAGAWALDAEEHEAELQQQSRADSAAEKLADFPSLSAAASTKTKKKKSQPISLAEFAAYGSAKPSEPTGLTHEDLLLLPTGPRQRSPEELDRNRLGGGFKSYGSNRYNSNGDDSSSNSRWGSSRVSNRDSNKEMAPSRADEMDNWASAKKSTPAGNGFGGGFERRERGGGGFFDSQSKADEVDNWASNKSSKSVNAAAPPRRFGGGFERRSSFDSLQRDSQRDLDNWGKKKEETGSSAGSGGVRPRLVLQPRTVPVTKEAKKELTAPKPKGANPFGEARPREEVLKEKGKDWKEIDEKLEAVKIKETVAVAEKERGRKASFGGNGRAPVERSWRKNESDEAAAAADRPQSSETENGHVADN; encoded by the exons ATGGCGGCAACTGTATCGTCTCCTTGGGGCAAAGCCGGCGCGTGGGCTCTCGATGCAGAAGAACATGAAGCTGAACTCCAGCAACAGAGCCGCGCCGATTCTGCCGCTGAAAAGCTCGCGGATTTCCCTTCTTTATCCGCCGCCGCCTCCACCAAAACCAAGAAAAAGAAGAGCCAACCTATCTCTCTCGCCGAATTTGCTGCCTACGGCTCTGCTAAGCCGAGTGAGCCAACTGGCCTAACTCACGAGGACCTCCTCCTACTCCCTACCGGTCCTCGCCAACGCTCTCCCGAGGAACTCGATCGCAACCGTCTTGGCGGCGGATTTAAATCCTATGGTTCGAACCGATACAATTCCAACGGCGATGATTCCTCAAGTAATAGTAGATGGGGATCTTCTAGGGTTTCAAATAGAGATTCCAATAAAGAAATGGCTCCCTCACGCGCCGATGAGATGGATaattgggcgtcggctaagaaaTCGACTCCTGCTGGGAACGGATTTGGGGGTGGATTTGAGAGGAGAGAGAGAGGAGGGGGAGGGTTTTTTGATTCGCAATCGAAAGCCGATGAAGTAGATAACTGGGCATCTAATAAGAGTAGTAAAAGCGTGAATGCTGCTGCACCGCCACGGAGATTTGGTGGGGGGTTTGAGAGAAGAAGCAGTTTCGATTCACTTCAAAGGGATTCCCAAAGGGATTTGGATAATTGGGGAAAGAAAAAGGAGGAGACTGGCAGTAGTGCTGGTAGTGGTGGAGTGAGACCAAGGCTTGTGCTTCAGCCACGCACGGTTCCTGTGACCAAGGAGGCTAAAAAGGAATTGACTGCGCCCAAGCCCAAAGGGGCAAATCCTTTTGGCGAGGCAAGGCCGAGAGAGGAAGTGTTGAAGGAAAAGGGGAAAGATTGGAAGGAGATTGATGAGAAGCTGGAAGCTGTTAAGATTAAAGAGACAGTTGCGGTTGCAGAGAAAGAGAGAGGACGAAAGGCAAGCTTTGGTGGAAATGGGCGTGCCCCAGTTGAAAGGAGCTGGAGGAAGAACGAGTCTGATGaggctgctgctgctgctgatcGACCCCAAAG CTCTGAGACTGAGAATGGCCATGTTGCGGACAATTGA
- the LOC108479137 gene encoding translocase of chloroplast 120, chloroplastic-like, with the protein MENGVVMVDNKIAEERLANEEVKVRFAGDSGETEEPVGEVFEEASATLENLQEQGEKSGVDEGGLVEDAIGNVETFGDTGSVVVKENLNLEPEAETFQEAIETQENAVPSEVGTQEAVAELVDQQKGESVGGGVVLDKIDEGGTEMGKKNDELKGGKEVPEISGTGEAEVPMDEEKRNLKSDSGMEMPVKGVTDQGKESTEVKCATADLGSVDGDEDEKVFAAVELEDNMNGELKDLLNARDMKLNSEIDELKDGLSEPRKSVEETVASADELKDLLNARDMKLNSEIDELKDRLSEPRKSVEETVASADELKDLLNARDMKLNSEIDELKDRLSEPRKSVEETVASADRNLSSSEKFADERNEKIEAGKADKIDEAGTEMGEKTDELNGGKEALEINGTGKTEVPGDEEKRSLKSDTVIEMPVKGDTDQGQECTEVKGATAGLDSVDGGDEDEINGTGETEVPRDEEKISLKSDTAIEMPVKGDTDQGKECTEVKGATAGLDPVDSGDEDEKANKAFAAMEVEDNMNGKVEHLSYARDMKHNGEIDELKHTQSELSISVEGTVASAVGNLSSSEKFTDERNEKIESGKADLRTEVHDGFQSRLPDEMVGNKCQDINFVIEHSDDKAEKNQQDKQSTQVTIEQEVQHAPGSSVSAKAKEFGKKVDMAQEPKPNNSVTRECEILPAPALSSSVKSTNPAISSHPAGLGRAAPLLEPAARVVQQPRANGSVSQAQAQAQAQQIEDTGNVEAEENDETREKLQLIRVKFLRLANRLGQTPHNVVVAQVLYRLGLAEQLRGRNGGRVGAFSFDRASAMAEQLEAAGNEPLDFSCTIMVLGKTGVGKSATINSIFDEVKFGTDAFQTGTKKVQDVVGTVHGIKVRVIDTPGLLPSWSDQCQNEKILHSIKRFIKKTPPDIVLYLDRLDMQTRDFGDMPLLRTITEVFGPSIWFNAIVVLTHAASAPPDGPNGTASSYDMFVTQRSHVVQQAIRQAAGDMRLMNPVSLVENHSACRTNRAGQRVLPNGQVWKPHLLLLSLASKILAEANTLLKLQDTPPGKPFATRARTPPLPYLLSSLLQSRPQVRLPEEQYGDEDGLDDDLDESSDSEDEPEYDELPPFKRLSKAQIAKLSKAQKKAYFDELEYREKLFMKKQLKEEKKQRKMMKKMAAAAKDLPSEYGENAEEESSGASSVPVPMPDLALPASFDSDNPTHRYRSLDSSNPWLVRPVLDTHGWDHDVGYEGINVERLFVAKKKFPISFSGQVTKDKRDANVQMELASSLKHGEGKATSLGFDMQTVGKDLAYTLRSETRFSNLKKNKAMAGISVTLLGDALSAGVKFEDKLIANKQFQVVMAGGAMTGRGDLAYGGSLEAQLRDKDYPLGCSLSTLGLSIMDWHGDLAIGCNIQSQVPVGRSTNLIARANLNNKGAGQVSLRINSSEQLQVALIAVLPLLKKLFEYSHQVQYGQ; encoded by the coding sequence ATGGAAAATGGGGTAGTAATGGTAGATAATAAGATTGCGGAAGAAAGACTTGCCAATGAGGAAGTGAAGGTGAGGTTTGCTGGTGATTCCGGTGAAACAGAAGAACCAGTAGGTGAGGTTTTTGAGGAGGCAAGTGCAACACTGGAGAATTTGCAAGAACAGGGAGAAAAATCTGGAGTGGATGAAGGCGGTTTAGTTGAGGATGCAATTGGAAATGTTGAGACATTTGGCGATACTGGTTCAGTGGTAGTTAAGGAGAACTTGAATTTAGAACCTGAAGCAGAGACCTTTCAAGAGGCTATTGAAACTCAGGAGAACGCCGTTCCAAGTGAGGTTGGAACTCAGGAGGCTGTGGCAGAGTTGGTGGACCAGCAGAAAGGTGAGAGTGTTGGTGGTGGTGTGGTGTTGGATAAGATTGACGAGGGAGGGACTGAAATGGGCAAAAAGAATGATGAATTGAAAGGTGGGAAGGAAGTACCTGAAATCAGTGGTACTGGAGAAGCAGAAGTTCCGATGGATGAGGAAAAAAGAAATCTTAAGTCTGATTCAGGAATGGAGATGCCTGTAAAAGGAGTTACTGATCAGGGAAAAGAGAGTACGGAAGTGAAATGTGCCACAGCTGATCTTGGTTCAGTAGACGGAGATGAAGATGAAAAGGTTTTCGCTGCCGTGGAGTTGGAGGATAACATGAACGGAGAACTAAAAGATTTATTGAATGCTAGAGACATGAAGCTTAATAGTGAGATTGATGAACTGAAAGATGGGCTATCTGAGCCAAGGAAATCTGTTGAAGAGACAGTTGCTTCTGCAGATGAACTAAAAGATTTATTGAATGCTAGGGACATGAAGCTTAATAGTGAGATTGATGAACTGAAAGATAGGCTGTCTGAGCCAAGGAAATCTGTTGAAGAGACAGTTGCTTCTGCAGATGAACTAAAAGATTTATTGAATGCTAGGGACATGAAGCTTAATAGTGAGATTGATGAACTGAAAGATAGGCTGTCTGAGCCAAGGAAATCTGTTGAAGAGACAGTTGCTTCTGCAGATAGAAACTTATCCTCTTCAGAAAAGTTTGCAGATGAGAGGAATGAGAAGATTGAGGCTGGTAAAGCTGATAAGATTGACGAAGCAGGTACTGAAATGGGCGAAAAGACTGATGAATTGAATGGTGGGAAGGAAGCACTTGAAATCAATGGTACCGGAAAAACAGAAGTTCCAGGGGACGAGGAAAAAAGAAGTCTCAAGTCTGATACAGTAATTGAGATGCCTGTAAAAGGAGATACTGATCAGGGACAAGAGTGTACAGAAGTAAAAGGGGCTACAGCTGGTCTTGATTCAGTGGATGGTGGAGATGAAGATGAAATCAATGGTACCGGAGAAACAGAAGTCCCAAGGGATGAGGAAAAAATAAGTCTCAAGTCTGATACAGCAATTGAGATGCCTGTAAAAGGAGATACTGATCAGGGAAAAGAGTGTACAGAAGTAAAAGGGGCTACAGCTGGTCTTGATCCAGTGGATAGTGGAGATGAAGATGAAAAAGCAAATAAGGCTTTTGCTGCTATGGAGGTGGAGGATAACATGAATGGAAAAGTAGAACATTTATCATATGCTAGGGACATGAAGCATAATGGTGAGATTGATGAACTGAAACATACGCAATCTGAGCTGAGTATATCTGTTGAAGGAACAGTTGCTTCTGCAGTTGGAAACTTGTCCTCTTCAGAAAAGTTTACAGATGAAAGGAATGAGAAGATTGAGTCGGGTAAAGCTGATTTGAGGACAGAGGTTCATGATGGTTTTCAATCTCGGCTCCCTGATGAAATGGTGGGTAATAAATGTCAAGATATTAATTTTGTGATTGAACATTCTGATGATAAAGCAGAGAAAAATCAACAAGATAAGCAAAGCACCCAAGTGACCATAGAGCAGGAAGTGCAACATGCTCCAGGATCTTCAGTGTCTGCTAAAGCCAAAGAATTTGGGAAAAAAGTGGACATGGCTCAGGAGCCTAAGCCAAACAACTCTGTCACTAGAGAATGTGAAATTCTACCTGCTCCAGCATTGTCATCATCTGTTAAATCTACTAACCCTGCTATCTCTTCTCATCCTGCTGGCCTGGGGCGCGCTGCTCCATTATTGGAACCTGCCGCCAGGGTGGTGCAGCAGCCTCGTGCAAATGGAAGTGTCTCTCAGGCACAGGCACAGGCACAGGCACAACAAATTGAAGATACTGGCAATGTGGAGGCTGAGGAGAATGATGAGACTCGCGAAAAGCTTCAGTTGATTAGAGTTAAGTTTTTGAGGCTTGCAAATAGGCTCGGGCAGACTCCCCATAATGTTGTTGTGGCACAGGTTTTGTACAGACTAGGATTAGCTGAGCAGCTCCGGGGGAGAAATGGGGGCCGGGTTGGTGCCTTCAGCTTTGACCGTGCAAGTGCTATGGCTGAACAGCTTGAGGCAGCTGGAAATGAACCCCTTGATTTCTCCTGTACAATTATGGTCCTTGGGAAGACCGGAGTTGGTAAAAGTGCTACTATTAATTCAATATTTGATGAAGTCAAGTTTGGCACTGATGCTTTCCAGACTGGTACCAAAAAGGTTCAGGATGTTGTGGGTACTGTGCATGGTATCAAAGTTCGTGTAATTGACACACCAGGCCTTCTTCCTTCCTGGTCTGACCAATGCCAGAACGAGAAGATCCTTCACTCCATTAAGCGTTTCATTAAGAAAACACCTCCAGATATTGTGTTGTACCTTGATAGGTTGGACATGCAAACGAGGGATTTTGGTGATATGCCCCTCTTGCGTACCATAACTGAGGTCTTTGGTCCCTCTATATGGTTTAATGCAATTGTGGTTTTGACCCATGCAGCTTCTGCTCCACCAGATGGTCCTAATGGTACTGCTTCTAGCTATGACATGTTTGTCACTCAACGTTCTCATGTTGTACAGCAGGCTATTCGTCAGGCAGCTGGGGATATGCGACTCATGAATCCTGTTTCATTAGTGGAGAATCACTCTGCATGTAGAACAAATAGGGCAGGCCAGAGAGTATTGCCAAATGGTCAGGTCTGGAAGCCTCATTTGTTGTTGCTTTCCTTAGCATCTAAAATTCTAGCCGAGGCAAACACGCTTTTGAAGTTGCAAGATACTCCCCCAGGAAAGCCTTTTGCTACTCGAGCAAGAACACCTCCTTTACCTTACCTTCTTTCATCTCTTCTTCAATCAAGACCGCAAGTTAGGCTTCCTGAAGAGCAGTATGGTGATGAGGATGGATTAGATGATGATTTGGATGAATCCTCCGACTCCGAGGATGAACCAGAATATGATGAGCTGCCACCTTTCAAGCGGTTGAGTAAAGCACAAATAGCAAAGCTTAGTAAAGCTCAGAAAAAAGCATATTTTGATGAGTTGGAATATAGAGAAAAGCTTTTTATGAAGAAGCAACTGAAGGAAGAGAAAAAGCAGCGAAAGATGATGAAGAAAATGGCTGCTGCAGCCAAGGATCTGCCAAGTGAGTATGGTGAAAATGCAGAAGAAGAAAGTAGTGGTGCTTCTTCTGTTCCAGTTCCCATGCCAGATTTGGCGTTGCCTGCTTCTTTTGATTCTGATAATCCAACTCATCGCTATCGTTCCCTTGATTCCTCCAACCCATGGCTTGTTAGGCCAGTTCTAGATACTCATGGTTGGGATCATGATGTTGGTTACGAAGGTATTAATGTCGAAAGACTGTTCGTTGCAAAAAAGAAATTTCCTATTTCATTTTCTGGCCAGGTTACAAAGGACAAAAGGGATGCCAATGTCCAAATGGAACTGGCCAGTTCTTTAAAGCACGGGGAAGGTAAAGCAACTTCATTGGGTTTTGATATGCAGACTGTTGGAAAGGACTTAGCCTATACACTGCGCAGCGAGACCAGGTTTAGTAATCTGAAGAAGAATAAGGCAATGGCTGGCATCTCAGTTACACTCTTAGGTGATGCACTATCAGCTGGAGTGAAATTTGAAGACAAACTGATTGCTAATAAGCAGTTCCAAGTAGTCATGGCTGGGGGTGCTATGACTGGACGTGGCGATCTTGCTTATGGGGGCAGCTTGGAAGCACAATTGAGGGATAAAGATTACCCTTTGGGTTGCTCCTTATCTACACTTGGCCTATCTATCATGGATTGGCATGGAGATCTTGCCATTGGATGCAATATACAGTCACAGGTGCCTGTTGGACGGTCTACGAATCTAATAGCTCGTGCCAATCTGAATAACAAAGGTGCAGGACAAGTCAGTTTACGAATAAATAGCTCTGAACAGCTTCAGGTTGCTTTGATTGCTGTCCTTCCTTTACTGAAAAAACTATTTGAATATTCACATCAAGTGCAGTATGGACAATGA